A DNA window from Streptomyces sp. CA-278952 contains the following coding sequences:
- a CDS encoding copper chaperone PCu(A)C, with product MTRGSSRARYVNLRGRRALLAAACALAVTASGCGDDGFSLPEWDAPGQNARVGNIMIRYAHVAEPEGGPWQPGDDVPAYAWLYNKGGETDRLLGAGTPNAAAVDLVDADGDPLPDGVELPANKLVELEPGKSHMVLREVGEVIRGGDFMKFTLRFEKAGAVTFSIQSQAPVYDRSASPDR from the coding sequence GTGACGAGAGGATCGAGTAGGGCACGCTACGTCAACCTGCGGGGCCGCAGGGCGCTGCTGGCAGCCGCCTGCGCGCTGGCGGTGACCGCGAGCGGGTGCGGCGATGACGGCTTCTCCCTGCCCGAGTGGGATGCGCCGGGTCAGAACGCCCGTGTCGGGAACATCATGATCCGCTACGCGCACGTGGCCGAACCAGAGGGCGGGCCGTGGCAGCCGGGGGACGACGTCCCGGCTTATGCGTGGCTCTACAACAAGGGCGGCGAGACCGACAGGCTCCTGGGGGCCGGCACGCCGAACGCGGCAGCGGTCGACCTCGTCGACGCCGACGGCGATCCGCTCCCCGACGGCGTGGAACTGCCTGCGAACAAGCTCGTGGAACTGGAACCGGGCAAGTCCCACATGGTCCTGCGGGAAGTGGGCGAGGTGATCAGGGGCGGTGACTTCATGAAATTCACCCTGCGGTTCGAGAAAGCGGGAGCGGTCACCTTCAGCATCCAGTCACAGGCCCCCGTCTACGACAGGAGCGCCTCCCCCGATCGGTGA
- a CDS encoding helix-turn-helix transcriptional regulator: MPKTSARLLALLSLLQARRDWPGPSLAERLEVSPRTVRRDVDRLRELGYPIAAFKGPDGGYRLDAGARLPPLLFDDDQAVALAVALRTAAATGAGIGEAAARALTTVRQVMPDRLRHRVDALRVTAVERAGGPPRPQADPRVLVALSTAVHAREVLRFDHSPAYAPDTADAPPAVRRVEPHRLVTWGGRWYLVAWDLDREDWRTFRADRITPRTPTGPRFTPREVPGGDVAAFVAARFQGSDAPGAWPCHGEVILDAPASAVAGHVRDGTVEEHGPDRCRVVLGAWSWAGLAAELGRFDADIEVVGPDALRDAFAQLARRYADAAGAGADESRGRP; the protein is encoded by the coding sequence ATGCCGAAGACTTCAGCGCGACTGCTGGCGCTGCTCTCCCTGCTCCAGGCGCGCCGGGACTGGCCAGGCCCGTCGTTGGCCGAGCGGCTGGAGGTCAGCCCGCGCACGGTGCGGCGTGACGTCGACCGGCTGCGGGAGCTGGGCTATCCCATCGCGGCGTTCAAAGGCCCCGACGGCGGATACCGGCTGGACGCGGGCGCGCGGTTGCCGCCGTTGCTGTTCGACGACGACCAGGCCGTCGCGCTCGCCGTCGCGCTGCGGACCGCCGCCGCGACCGGCGCCGGGATCGGGGAGGCCGCGGCCCGCGCGCTCACCACCGTCCGGCAGGTCATGCCCGACCGGCTGCGCCACCGCGTCGACGCCCTGCGGGTCACCGCCGTCGAACGCGCGGGGGGCCCGCCGCGGCCGCAGGCCGATCCGCGGGTGCTCGTGGCGTTGAGCACCGCCGTGCACGCCCGCGAGGTGCTGCGCTTCGACCACTCCCCCGCGTACGCGCCGGACACCGCCGATGCCCCGCCCGCTGTGCGGCGGGTGGAGCCGCACCGCCTGGTCACCTGGGGCGGCCGCTGGTATCTCGTCGCCTGGGACCTGGATCGCGAGGACTGGCGGACCTTCCGCGCGGACCGGATCACCCCGCGCACTCCCACGGGTCCCCGGTTCACGCCGCGCGAGGTGCCCGGAGGCGATGTGGCCGCCTTCGTCGCCGCCCGGTTCCAGGGCTCCGACGCCCCCGGCGCGTGGCCCTGCCACGGCGAGGTGATCCTCGACGCGCCGGCCTCCGCGGTGGCCGGCCACGTCCGCGACGGGACCGTCGAGGAGCACGGCCCGGACCGTTGCCGCGTGGTCCTGGGCGCCTGGTCGTGGGCGGGCCTCGCCGCCGAACTCGGCAGGTTCGACGCGGACATCGAGGTCGTCGGACCTGACGCGCTCAGGGACGCCTTCGCCCAATTGGCCCGCCGCTATGCCGACGCGGCGGGGGCGGGAGCCGACGAGAGTCGGGGCAGGCCGTGA
- a CDS encoding DinB family protein: protein MTTAPTSPDAERTDLLAALATARAALIRTVEGLGDEQAGERPTVSALCLGGLVKHVTAMEESWLNFVTEGPSAMSFALPEGVTWDDLAAGTAVEFPKWAIEREKEFRMLPGETTSGVLRAYEQTAARSEKIILAVPDLSATHPLPEAPWNEPGGEWSVRRVLTHVLTETAQHAGHADILRETLDGRQAT from the coding sequence ATGACCACGGCCCCCACCTCTCCCGACGCCGAGCGCACCGACCTGCTCGCCGCCCTCGCCACCGCGCGGGCCGCCCTGATCCGCACGGTCGAGGGGCTCGGCGACGAACAGGCCGGTGAGCGCCCGACCGTCAGCGCGCTGTGCCTGGGCGGCCTCGTCAAGCACGTCACGGCCATGGAGGAGAGCTGGCTGAACTTCGTGACCGAGGGCCCGTCGGCGATGTCCTTCGCCCTGCCCGAAGGAGTCACGTGGGACGATCTGGCGGCCGGCACCGCCGTCGAGTTCCCGAAGTGGGCGATCGAGCGGGAGAAGGAGTTCCGCATGCTGCCCGGCGAGACGACGTCCGGGGTTCTCCGCGCCTACGAGCAGACTGCCGCCCGCAGCGAGAAGATCATCCTCGCGGTCCCCGACCTCTCGGCGACGCACCCGCTCCCCGAGGCGCCCTGGAACGAACCCGGCGGCGAGTGGAGCGTACGGCGGGTGCTGACCCACGTCCTCACCGAGACCGCCCAGCACGCCGGGCACGCGGATATCCTGCGCGAGACGCTCGACGGGCGGCAGGCGACCTGA